One Phocaeicola dorei genomic region harbors:
- a CDS encoding glycoside hydrolase family 99-like domain-containing protein, with the protein MKENKARVIAFYLPQYHPIPENDKYWGKGFTEWTNVAKAKPLFRGHYQPHIPADLGFYDLRLPEVREAQAELARDAGIEGFCYYHYWFGNGKMLLQKPFEEVLRLGKPDFPFCLCWANHDWTTKTWVKGSSMVNNTMIAQQEYLGEQDDIKHFEYCLRAFKDHRYITIEGKPIFLIYDPLSFPNVKEFMNRWNFLAKKNNLKGIYFIGVTTGRQSSYKIVTNLGFDGVCHNRRWEAEAKAAGFRFVRRMQSLLGWHLGISLMKYDYNKVVRNYDTPENKLENCYPVITPGFDRTPRAGRRAGIYVNSSPKNFKKHVAEVCKSIQDKDDDHRLVFLSAWNEWGEGNYMEPDLKWGHGYLEALKSVVKFQIK; encoded by the coding sequence ATGAAAGAAAACAAAGCAAGGGTCATAGCATTTTATCTTCCCCAATATCATCCTATTCCTGAGAATGATAAATATTGGGGAAAAGGATTTACAGAGTGGACAAATGTAGCTAAAGCAAAACCATTATTCCGTGGACACTATCAACCACATATACCAGCGGATTTAGGCTTTTATGATTTAAGGCTTCCTGAAGTAAGAGAAGCTCAAGCAGAACTGGCTCGTGATGCAGGCATAGAAGGATTTTGTTATTATCATTATTGGTTTGGAAATGGAAAAATGCTTTTGCAAAAACCATTTGAAGAAGTTTTGCGATTAGGCAAACCAGATTTTCCATTTTGTTTGTGTTGGGCTAATCATGATTGGACAACTAAAACTTGGGTGAAAGGCTCTTCTATGGTGAATAATACAATGATTGCCCAACAAGAATATCTTGGTGAACAAGATGATATAAAGCATTTTGAGTATTGTTTGCGAGCATTTAAGGATCACCGTTATATCACTATTGAAGGTAAGCCGATTTTCCTTATTTATGATCCGTTAAGTTTTCCTAATGTTAAGGAGTTTATGAATAGGTGGAATTTTCTAGCGAAGAAGAATAATTTGAAAGGTATTTATTTTATTGGAGTTACTACAGGGAGGCAGTCTTCTTATAAAATTGTCACAAATTTAGGATTCGATGGTGTTTGTCATAATAGGCGTTGGGAGGCTGAAGCTAAAGCTGCAGGTTTTCGTTTTGTTCGTCGTATGCAGTCATTATTGGGATGGCATTTGGGTATCTCTTTGATGAAATACGATTACAATAAGGTTGTAAGAAATTATGATACACCAGAAAATAAGTTGGAAAACTGTTATCCGGTTATTACTCCAGGATTTGATAGAACACCACGTGCAGGAAGACGTGCTGGTATATATGTAAATTCATCTCCTAAAAATTTTAAGAAGCATGTAGCCGAAGTATGTAAATCTATTCAAGATAAAGATGATGATCATCGTTTGGTATTTCTTAGTGCATGGAATGAATGGGGGGAAGGGAATTATATGGAACCGGATTTAAAATGGGGACATGGTTATTTAGAAGCGTTAAAATCTGTCGTAAAATTTCAAATCAAATAA